In Cicer arietinum cultivar CDC Frontier isolate Library 1 chromosome 1, Cicar.CDCFrontier_v2.0, whole genome shotgun sequence, one DNA window encodes the following:
- the LOC101504210 gene encoding S-adenosylmethionine synthase-like — MATETFLFTSESVNEGHPDKLCDQISDAVLDACLEQDPDSKVACETCTKTNMVMVFGEITTKANVDYEKIVRDTCRNIGFVSDDVGLDADNCKVLVNIEQQSPDIAQGVHGHLTKRPEEIGAGDQGHMFGYATDETPEFMPLSHVLATKLGAKLTEVRKNGTCPWLRPDGKTQVTVEYYNDKGAMVPIRVHTVLISTQHDETVTNDEIAADLKEHVIKPVIPEKYLDEKTIFHLNPSGRFVIGGPHGDAGLTGRKIIIDTYGGWGAHGGGAFSGKDPTKVDRSGAYIVRQAAKSIVASALARRCLVQVSYAIGVPEPLSVFVDSYGTGKIPDKEILQIVKENFDFRPGMISINLDLLRGGNKRFLKTAAYGHFGRDDADFTWEVVKPLKSEKVPTA; from the coding sequence ATGGCAACAGAAACTTTCCTATTCACATCTGAATCAGTGAACGAAGGACACCCTGACAAACTATGTGACCAGATCTCTGATGCTGTTCTTGATGCTTGCCTTGAGCAAGATCCAGACAGCAAAGTTGCTTGTGAAACTTGCACAAAGACCAACATGGTTATGGTCTTTGGTGAGATCACAACAAAAGCCAATGTTGACTATGAAAAGATTGTCCGTGACACATGTAGAAACATAGGTTTTGTTTCAGATGATGTTGGTCTTGATGCTGACAATTGCAAAGTCCTTGTCAACATTGAACAACAGAGTCCTGATATTGCTCAAGGTGTTCATGGCCATCTCACAAAAAGACCTGAGGAAATTGGTGCTGGTGATCAAGGTCACATGTTTGGCTATGCAACCGATGAAACACCCGAGTTCATGCCTTTAAGTCATGTCCTCGCGACGAAATTGGGCGCGAAACTCACCGAGGTTCGCAAGAATGGAACATGCCCTTGGTTAAGACCTGATGGTAAAACCCAAGTCACTGTTGAGTATTACAATGACAAAGGTGCCATGGTTCCTATTCGTGTCCACACTGTGTTAATTTCAACACAGCACGATGAAACTGTTACCAATGATGAAATTGCAGCTGATTTGAAAGAACATGTGATCAAGCCTGTGATCCCTGAGAAGTATCTTGATGAGAAAACCATTTTTCACTTAAACCCTTCAGGCCGATTCGTCATCGGTGGTCCTCACGGTGACGCAGGTCTAACCGGGCGTAAGATCATCATCGATACATACGGAGGATGGGGTGCACATGGTGGTGGTGCATTCTCAGGAAAAGATCCAACAAAAGTTGATAGGAGTGGTGCTTACATTGTGAGACAAGCTGCAAAGAGTATAGTTGCTAGTGCACTTGCTAGGAGATGTCTTGTGCAAGTTTCTTATGCTATTGGTGTTCCAGAGCCTTTGTCTGTCTTTGTTGATTCTTATGGAACTGGAAAGATACCTGATAAGGAAATTCTTCAGATTGTGAAGgagaattttgattttaggcCTGGAATGATCTCTATTAACCTTGATCTTTTAAGAGGTGGAAATAAAAGGTTTTTGAAGACTGCTGCTTATGGACATTTTGGTAGAGATGATGCTGATTTCACATGGGAGGTTGTGAAACCACTTAAGTCAGAGAAGGTACCTACTGCTTAA